One genomic region from Terriglobales bacterium encodes:
- a CDS encoding ABC transporter ATP-binding protein: MVFENLSFQVGKGEMLAIVGESGTGKSSLLHVLGTLDRPSEGDIYFAQLSLKSLSDDAAAEFRNRELGFVWQFHYLLPEFDALENVAMPLLARGENPKQAQARAAEWLREVGLGDRMHHRSGELSGGEQQRVALARALVTGPKLLLADEPTGDLDTGTAEKIFDLIARLHLQHQLTSIIVTHNVEFAKRCGRILRLHRGRLEELAPSRLT, from the coding sequence GTGGTCTTTGAAAATTTGTCCTTCCAAGTGGGGAAGGGAGAAATGCTGGCGATTGTAGGCGAATCGGGCACCGGCAAGAGTTCGTTGCTGCATGTGCTGGGAACTCTTGATAGGCCGTCAGAAGGTGACATATACTTCGCGCAACTTTCGCTGAAGTCGCTTTCCGATGATGCGGCTGCGGAGTTCCGCAACCGCGAACTCGGTTTTGTCTGGCAGTTCCATTACCTGTTGCCGGAGTTCGACGCGCTGGAGAATGTCGCTATGCCGCTGTTGGCGCGGGGCGAGAACCCGAAGCAAGCTCAGGCCCGAGCAGCCGAATGGCTGCGCGAAGTGGGACTCGGGGACAGAATGCATCACCGCTCAGGCGAGCTCTCCGGCGGAGAGCAGCAGCGGGTGGCTTTAGCGCGCGCACTGGTGACCGGTCCGAAGTTGCTCCTGGCCGACGAGCCGACAGGAGATCTGGATACCGGCACCGCCGAGAAAATCTTCGATCTCATTGCGCGACTGCATTTACAGCATCAACTCACCTCGATTATCGTCACTCACAACGTGGAATTTGCGAAGCGCTGCGGGCGCATTCTTCGCCTGCATAGAGGACGCCTCGAGGAGCTTGCTCCATCTCGCTTGACCTGA
- a CDS encoding ATP-dependent Clp protease ATP-binding subunit translates to MFERYTEKARRVIFFARYEASQFGSPYIETEHLLLGLLREDKALTNRFLRSHASVESIRKQIEGHTTIREKVSTSVDLPLSNECKRVLAYAAEEAERLSHKHIGTEHLLLGLLREEKCFAAEILHERGLRLSAIREELARSTQEKAQPQRSRESSLLSEFSRDLTQAAMDNQLDPLVGREGELERVVQILCRRTKNNPVLIGEPGVGKTAIVEGLAQRIADGDVPSFLAEKRILALDLSLIVAGTKYRGQFEERLKTIMKELMENQNAIIFIDELHTLVGAGSAEGSLDAANILKPALSRGEIQCIGATTPGEYRKSIEKDRSLERRFQSVKVPPPNESDAVKIINGIKERYEKFHAVTYTEEAIEFSVSHSNRYIPDRFLPDKAIDLIDEAGARVKLRQTSLPDEITDVQKRIKFIVHRMENAIASHEFEKARFYSDEERKERENLRGLREKYHLDESSTGVVTREDIEDVVSRWTGVPITSIKEEETQKLLRIEEELHRRVISQEKAISALARAIRRSRAGLKSPHRPIGSFLFLGPTGVGKTEVARTLAQFLFGSEKSLIRFDMSEFMEKHSVSKLIGSPPGYVGYEEGGQLTERVKRAPYSVVLLDEIEKAHPDVFNILLQVFEDGQLSDGLGNTVDFKNTIVVMTSNIGARHLMKRSGLGFQSDKEDMVSTKVEELVKNEVKRTFNPEFLNRIDEVILFNALVDTDLIQIVELMVQQLNANLAQKAITISVTDEAKKWVLDKTLGDRSYGARPLRRALQKYIEDPLSEAMIQGTINTRPAFIEVFLEGDKLFYRPVGEEKHEGVLLYSNG, encoded by the coding sequence ATGTTTGAACGCTACACAGAAAAGGCGCGGCGAGTAATATTCTTTGCTCGTTATGAGGCCAGCCAGTTCGGCTCACCATATATCGAGACCGAACACCTGTTGTTGGGCTTGCTGCGCGAAGATAAGGCATTAACCAATCGCTTTTTGCGTTCACATGCCTCTGTTGAATCTATCCGTAAACAAATCGAAGGACATACCACGATCCGCGAGAAGGTATCGACCTCCGTCGACCTTCCGTTAAGCAACGAGTGCAAGCGCGTGCTTGCCTACGCCGCTGAAGAAGCCGAGCGGCTTTCCCACAAACATATTGGAACTGAACATTTACTGCTCGGCCTGCTGCGCGAAGAGAAGTGCTTTGCCGCCGAGATTCTGCATGAGCGTGGACTGCGCCTGAGCGCCATCCGCGAAGAACTTGCCCGTAGCACCCAGGAGAAAGCCCAGCCACAACGCTCGCGTGAGTCGTCGTTGCTGAGCGAATTTTCCCGCGACCTCACGCAAGCGGCGATGGATAACCAGCTTGATCCGCTGGTTGGGCGCGAGGGTGAATTGGAGCGCGTAGTCCAAATCCTCTGCCGGCGCACCAAGAACAATCCGGTGCTGATCGGCGAACCCGGTGTTGGCAAAACTGCGATCGTCGAAGGGTTAGCTCAGCGCATCGCTGACGGCGATGTGCCCTCGTTCCTGGCTGAGAAGCGCATTTTGGCACTTGATCTCTCATTGATCGTCGCCGGTACGAAATATCGCGGACAGTTTGAAGAGCGTCTGAAGACCATCATGAAAGAACTGATGGAAAACCAGAACGCCATCATCTTCATTGACGAATTGCACACTTTGGTTGGTGCAGGATCGGCCGAAGGTTCGCTGGATGCCGCTAACATCCTGAAGCCCGCGCTGTCGCGCGGCGAGATTCAGTGCATCGGTGCGACTACGCCTGGTGAGTATCGCAAGTCGATCGAGAAAGATCGCTCCCTTGAGCGCCGCTTCCAATCCGTCAAGGTTCCGCCGCCAAACGAGTCCGATGCCGTGAAGATCATCAACGGCATTAAGGAGCGCTACGAGAAATTCCACGCGGTTACATACACCGAAGAAGCGATTGAATTCTCGGTATCGCATTCGAACCGGTACATTCCTGATCGCTTCCTACCCGACAAGGCCATCGATCTCATCGATGAAGCAGGCGCGCGTGTAAAGTTGCGCCAGACTTCGCTGCCCGACGAAATCACAGATGTGCAGAAGCGGATCAAGTTCATCGTGCACCGCATGGAAAACGCGATCGCGAGCCACGAATTCGAGAAGGCCCGCTTCTACTCCGATGAAGAACGTAAGGAGCGCGAGAATCTGCGCGGGCTGCGCGAGAAGTATCACCTCGATGAATCATCCACGGGCGTAGTTACGCGGGAAGACATCGAAGATGTCGTTTCCCGCTGGACGGGCGTGCCCATCACCTCGATCAAGGAAGAAGAGACGCAGAAGCTCCTACGCATCGAGGAGGAGCTGCACCGTCGCGTCATCTCGCAGGAGAAGGCAATTTCAGCACTCGCTCGTGCCATTCGCCGGTCGCGCGCTGGACTGAAGAGCCCACATCGTCCGATCGGATCGTTCTTGTTCCTTGGTCCTACTGGCGTCGGCAAAACCGAAGTTGCGCGTACGTTGGCACAGTTCCTTTTTGGGAGCGAGAAGTCGCTGATCCGCTTCGACATGTCGGAGTTCATGGAGAAGCACTCGGTCTCGAAGCTGATCGGATCGCCTCCGGGATATGTTGGCTACGAAGAGGGCGGACAGCTCACAGAACGTGTGAAGCGCGCTCCTTACTCGGTGGTTCTGCTCGATGAAATCGAGAAGGCGCATCCGGATGTGTTCAACATCCTTCTGCAAGTCTTTGAAGACGGGCAGCTTTCTGATGGTCTCGGCAACACAGTCGATTTTAAGAACACGATTGTCGTGATGACCTCGAACATCGGCGCGCGTCACCTGATGAAGCGCTCCGGCTTGGGCTTCCAGTCGGACAAGGAAGACATGGTGTCGACGAAGGTCGAAGAGCTGGTGAAGAACGAAGTGAAAAGGACGTTCAACCCAGAGTTCTTGAACCGAATTGACGAAGTCATCCTGTTCAATGCCCTGGTGGACACCGATTTGATCCAGATCGTCGAACTGATGGTCCAGCAGCTCAACGCCAATCTGGCGCAGAAGGCGATCACGATTTCGGTGACGGACGAGGCCAAGAAGTGGGTGCTCGACAAGACGCTCGGCGATCGCAGCTACGGCGCTCGACCCCTGCGTCGTGCCCTGCAGAAGTACATCGAGGATCCGCTTTCAGAGGCGATGATACAGGGCACCATCAACACGCGCCCTGCATTCATCGAGGTTTTCCTCGAAGGCGACAAGCTCTTCTATCGCCCAGTCGGGGAAGAGAAGCATGAAGGCGTGTTGCTCTACAGCAACGGCTAA
- a CDS encoding serine protease, translating to MKISTISIWRRAALALAATSLIFAAGVLAGSRFLTPGGTPAATSDLLGRVNELDAELNQLRNSEKQPSEIISSARNSVCFIVSSYRLTSSDETPSVSLRYRLFATGFLTNDGIVVSNRHVMEPWFGDAKAQRLIFQGFLPLRERVLAYFPTLSTPVELSDFLSASDSDVAIAHVHLPSGASVSPLNLARVTSAPGDPVLVIGYPLGVTTMLAKSTALPYELSGLRDEQQVDRLAQINLIRPSATQGHLSDVIGTSLMYDATTAHGSSGGPVLNMQGEVVGVNAALINGFNGTSLGVSVDALHDLLRKLEQRRQVLHAHSRQ from the coding sequence ATGAAGATCAGCACCATCTCCATCTGGCGACGAGCTGCACTAGCGTTGGCAGCAACGAGCTTGATATTCGCCGCCGGAGTGCTGGCTGGTTCCCGCTTCCTTACTCCGGGGGGAACCCCCGCCGCGACTAGTGACCTGCTAGGGCGTGTCAACGAGCTTGACGCGGAGTTGAACCAACTTCGCAACTCTGAGAAGCAGCCTTCCGAGATCATTTCCAGTGCCCGCAACTCTGTTTGCTTCATTGTGAGCAGCTACAGGCTCACGTCATCCGACGAAACGCCATCAGTGAGCTTGCGTTACCGTCTTTTTGCAACGGGATTCCTCACGAATGATGGCATTGTGGTTTCAAACCGCCATGTCATGGAGCCTTGGTTTGGCGATGCGAAAGCACAGCGGCTCATCTTTCAGGGATTTCTTCCACTTCGCGAACGAGTGCTTGCATATTTTCCAACGCTCTCCACTCCCGTCGAGCTTTCAGATTTTCTCAGTGCAAGCGACTCTGACGTGGCTATCGCACACGTGCATCTTCCTTCAGGCGCGTCCGTTTCGCCGCTGAACCTCGCGCGTGTGACCAGTGCTCCCGGAGATCCGGTATTGGTCATTGGATACCCGCTGGGTGTTACGACCATGCTGGCGAAATCGACGGCGCTACCCTATGAACTTTCGGGACTGCGAGATGAACAACAGGTCGATCGGCTGGCACAGATCAACCTGATTCGCCCCTCGGCCACTCAAGGGCACCTCTCCGATGTGATCGGCACGTCGCTTATGTACGATGCCACTACAGCACACGGCAGTAGCGGTGGACCTGTTTTGAATATGCAAGGGGAAGTAGTCGGCGTGAACGCCGCACTGATCAACGGATTCAACGGGACATCCCTGGGCGTCTCTGTAGACGCCCTCCACGATCTGCTACGTAAACTTGAACAGCGCCGTCAGGTGCTTCACGCGCATTCCAGACAATAG